Proteins encoded together in one Thermococcus gammatolerans EJ3 window:
- a CDS encoding neutral/alkaline non-lysosomal ceramidase N-terminal domain-containing protein, whose protein sequence is MLVASGKVEITPEKPMPMAGYALRKGRSVGTLDPLYAKALYLEEERPAVIISLDLVRVDNELYREIARKVSEILDLPKESVLVSATHTHSGPEVSTSFWNSVGLDENEVKLVEEYRNFLVERIGALVESLQPKSGELYAGSAEVRGVSSNRVSEDGPLDRECVFLFSEREAIALNFACHPTVLPAENRKFSGDLAGAIARLFESKFRTAMFLNGAAGNVSTRFTRRAQTPDEVLRLARLFYEQVAPSFGRAHRVSGAINVEWRNLKLKLREFPPVETVEKLERDALRRWKESVNAPLPVRRMLESNYLGVKILKRRLSLLESIESIDFRIAKMSIGRDLVALFVPAELFVEYQIAVKEASTYRYTMLVGYSNGYWGYVPYGETGDSTYEMAVSLVHPDEYDRILETLVELVKK, encoded by the coding sequence ATGCTCGTAGCCTCGGGAAAGGTCGAGATAACGCCAGAAAAGCCGATGCCAATGGCCGGTTACGCCCTGAGAAAGGGAAGGAGCGTGGGAACACTCGACCCTCTCTATGCCAAGGCCCTCTACCTCGAGGAGGAAAGACCCGCTGTTATAATTTCCCTCGACCTTGTCAGGGTGGATAACGAGCTTTATCGGGAGATAGCGAGGAAAGTCAGCGAAATCCTCGACCTGCCAAAGGAAAGCGTCCTCGTCTCGGCCACACACACCCACTCCGGCCCGGAAGTTTCTACCTCGTTCTGGAACAGCGTTGGGCTCGATGAGAATGAAGTAAAACTCGTCGAGGAGTATAGAAACTTCCTCGTGGAGAGGATAGGGGCCTTAGTTGAGAGCCTCCAGCCGAAATCGGGTGAACTTTACGCTGGAAGTGCCGAGGTTAGGGGAGTCTCATCAAATAGGGTAAGCGAGGACGGCCCCCTTGACAGGGAGTGCGTTTTTCTGTTCTCGGAAAGGGAAGCCATAGCCCTGAACTTCGCCTGTCATCCGACCGTTCTTCCCGCTGAAAACAGGAAGTTCTCCGGCGATTTGGCAGGAGCGATAGCCCGCTTATTCGAGTCAAAGTTCAGAACGGCAATGTTCCTCAACGGGGCGGCTGGAAACGTGAGCACGAGGTTCACGCGGAGGGCTCAAACGCCCGACGAGGTTCTCAGGCTTGCGAGACTCTTCTACGAGCAGGTTGCGCCCTCGTTCGGAAGGGCACATAGAGTTAGTGGTGCAATTAACGTCGAGTGGAGGAACCTGAAGCTGAAGCTCAGGGAGTTCCCGCCCGTTGAGACTGTTGAAAAGCTGGAGAGAGATGCACTCAGGCGGTGGAAAGAGTCCGTAAACGCCCCGCTCCCCGTGCGCAGGATGCTCGAGAGCAACTACCTCGGCGTTAAAATCCTGAAGCGCAGGCTTTCCCTGCTCGAGAGCATTGAGAGCATAGACTTCAGAATAGCGAAGATGAGCATCGGAAGGGACCTAGTTGCTCTCTTCGTTCCGGCGGAGCTCTTCGTGGAGTATCAGATAGCCGTTAAGGAGGCATCAACTTACCGTTACACGATGCTCGTCGGCTACTCCAACGGCTACTGGGGGTACGTCCCCTACGGAGAAACAGGGGATAGCACGTATGAGATGGCGGTTTCACTCGTTCATCCCGATGAATACGATAGAATCCTTGAGACGCTCGTTGAGCTCGTCAAGAAATAA
- a CDS encoding putative glycoside hydrolase: protein MARKPLVLALVFLVVMSLVAMPSATFAKVEQKKIDQNVVSGVWMWPSTYKAYYQEALEELGYSNPFDEKVYPTIPEDVKEKALKTAAERLVSELKEAGITDVFIEVKLTLGYVIYPSKVYPERTYPAYPYNTTNILKPLLEEAHRNGIRVHAWMIVHYDKYFFGKTDPIWHVGKASKNWEAYPVPGRVRLSNKEYLKVLENIAKELISMGFDGIHLDYIRYPHMVYSFSPKDLERAEEAGINVTKVTLAVEHTFYNDVPIPGTNKTMGPKDPYYIFKLYVKGDKDIVKWFELRRKDVDSYVGNITQVVHSLKTWNGEKPIVSAALMPDWTRDNILYPEEFQIMHYAQVWSDFVKLGVDWLIPMAYFKDYGEPISWVGVVKGHLVGITGTKSVPLVGVQSYGIPMEKVLEEKDFALSEFPEKAIYLVALPADKPRNDRTANKVIDLLAFINKELYAGDFTGYMITEDLEVKGITAPKGSLILIGERYELENLKKTAARAGINVVPLERLPSVRAIPLMPPKIALLDVGYNYTINDVLKELGFKYDIVSNGSIKQGILNKYDLLILPPGSGTWEAKLLGEEGAEKLAEFLAGGGGLIGVCAGGYAVIKGYNEPTSKVQLVDAELKNWPKWWLGVGIVHVKVTNENNPVVFGFRDGFDAIYWNGPVFKPFDLKNDTPLGIDVEPYVELVKYVSPAEEGAFSYGWGDFNRTFVESVMRDSSAVIYSKYGHGNVVLFGFHPELTSGDLEYAPKSILSSKYNYRLWFNAIYFVSRKGREISLEPAKGVVYFRWWNVKLRLDSPDVTLSISGVRNLHFFGRTKVRLILLKVKNYGNTDAVGVTVTVNVRVKGVRGRKGTLTFHLRTLKKKQSVLIPVLVLSTGKTEVTIDAKVSAKNEPKLNWANNELHKTFEFLS from the coding sequence ATGGCCAGGAAACCCCTTGTACTGGCCCTCGTTTTTTTGGTAGTGATGTCCCTAGTGGCGATGCCCTCAGCAACATTCGCAAAGGTTGAGCAGAAAAAGATTGACCAGAATGTTGTCTCAGGGGTCTGGATGTGGCCGAGCACGTACAAGGCTTACTACCAAGAGGCCCTTGAGGAGCTCGGCTACAGCAACCCCTTCGATGAGAAGGTCTATCCCACCATACCAGAAGACGTGAAGGAGAAGGCCCTGAAAACGGCCGCCGAAAGGCTCGTAAGCGAACTCAAAGAGGCGGGGATAACAGACGTGTTCATTGAGGTGAAACTCACCTTAGGTTACGTAATCTATCCGAGCAAGGTATATCCTGAGAGAACATACCCGGCCTATCCGTACAACACAACCAACATCTTGAAGCCGCTCCTCGAGGAGGCACACAGAAACGGCATCAGGGTTCACGCCTGGATGATAGTCCACTATGACAAGTACTTCTTTGGAAAGACCGACCCGATCTGGCACGTTGGAAAGGCCTCAAAGAACTGGGAGGCATATCCTGTCCCGGGGAGGGTCAGGCTGAGTAATAAAGAGTACCTCAAGGTTCTGGAGAACATCGCCAAGGAGTTAATCTCAATGGGCTTCGACGGAATTCACCTCGACTACATAAGGTACCCCCACATGGTTTACAGCTTCTCTCCAAAGGACCTTGAGAGGGCCGAGGAGGCCGGGATAAACGTCACGAAGGTAACCCTGGCTGTGGAGCACACCTTCTACAACGACGTCCCGATTCCGGGAACCAACAAGACGATGGGGCCGAAGGATCCGTACTACATCTTCAAACTCTACGTAAAGGGTGACAAGGACATCGTTAAGTGGTTCGAGCTTAGGAGGAAGGACGTTGACTCGTACGTCGGCAACATCACCCAGGTTGTGCACTCCCTCAAGACCTGGAACGGAGAGAAGCCGATAGTGTCTGCCGCCCTGATGCCCGACTGGACGAGGGACAACATTCTCTACCCCGAGGAGTTCCAGATAATGCACTACGCTCAGGTCTGGAGCGACTTCGTCAAGCTAGGTGTTGACTGGCTCATTCCAATGGCCTACTTCAAGGACTACGGCGAACCGATCAGCTGGGTCGGCGTCGTGAAGGGTCACCTCGTCGGGATTACAGGAACCAAGAGCGTTCCGCTCGTCGGCGTTCAGAGCTATGGGATACCGATGGAAAAAGTCCTGGAGGAGAAGGACTTCGCACTCTCCGAGTTCCCGGAGAAGGCAATCTACCTCGTCGCCCTGCCGGCGGACAAACCCAGGAACGACCGGACGGCGAACAAGGTGATAGACCTCCTTGCGTTCATAAACAAGGAACTCTACGCCGGCGACTTCACAGGATATATGATTACAGAAGACCTAGAAGTCAAGGGAATAACCGCCCCGAAGGGCTCACTCATCCTCATAGGAGAGCGTTACGAACTGGAGAACCTCAAGAAAACTGCAGCGAGAGCAGGAATAAATGTTGTTCCTCTTGAGAGGCTTCCAAGTGTGAGGGCCATACCGTTGATGCCCCCGAAGATAGCACTATTGGATGTTGGCTACAATTACACGATAAACGATGTCCTCAAGGAGCTCGGCTTTAAGTACGACATCGTGAGCAACGGCAGCATAAAGCAGGGAATACTGAACAAGTACGACCTCCTGATACTCCCGCCGGGAAGCGGCACTTGGGAAGCCAAGCTCCTCGGTGAGGAGGGCGCCGAAAAGCTCGCCGAGTTCCTGGCTGGGGGTGGAGGTCTAATAGGCGTGTGCGCCGGGGGCTATGCAGTGATCAAGGGCTACAACGAACCAACGAGCAAAGTCCAGCTCGTGGATGCAGAGCTCAAGAACTGGCCCAAGTGGTGGCTTGGAGTTGGCATAGTTCACGTCAAAGTTACCAACGAGAACAACCCGGTCGTTTTTGGGTTCAGGGACGGTTTCGACGCAATCTACTGGAACGGGCCGGTGTTCAAGCCCTTTGACCTCAAGAACGACACACCGCTGGGAATAGACGTCGAGCCCTACGTCGAGCTCGTGAAGTACGTTTCACCGGCCGAGGAAGGAGCCTTCAGCTACGGCTGGGGCGACTTCAACAGGACGTTCGTTGAGAGCGTTATGAGGGATTCCTCTGCAGTGATATACTCAAAATACGGGCACGGAAATGTAGTCCTGTTCGGATTCCACCCAGAGCTTACGAGCGGTGACTTAGAATATGCGCCAAAGAGCATCCTCAGCTCAAAGTACAACTACAGGCTCTGGTTCAACGCGATATACTTCGTCTCGAGGAAGGGAAGGGAGATAAGCCTCGAACCCGCGAAGGGAGTCGTGTACTTCAGATGGTGGAATGTGAAGCTGAGGCTTGACAGCCCAGATGTTACATTGAGCATCAGCGGCGTCAGGAACCTCCATTTCTTCGGGAGGACCAAGGTCAGGCTAATACTCTTGAAGGTCAAAAACTACGGAAATACCGACGCAGTCGGAGTCACCGTTACTGTAAACGTGAGGGTAAAAGGGGTGAGAGGACGCAAGGGAACTTTAACGTTCCACCTGAGAACCCTCAAAAAGAAACAGAGCGTGCTTATTCCCGTCCTGGTACTCAGCACTGGAAAAACGGAAGTCACAATAGACGCCAAGGTTTCGGCTAAGAACGAGCCCAAGCTCAACTGGGCGAACAACGAACTTCACAAGACTTTCGAGTTTCTATCCTAG